Genomic DNA from Salvia miltiorrhiza cultivar Shanhuang (shh) chromosome 1, IMPLAD_Smil_shh, whole genome shotgun sequence:
TATTGATTAGTGATGGCTAGTTCTTAAAATCATATATACTTTAATCTTAAAGTGTGTtttatttggttgtaaatttatcattaaatttttttttaaaaaaatagcaTTGAAGATGAAATTAATCTAACAGCAAATTTCTAAAGAAAACATGAAAATTTTGTGAAAGCTTGATGACACAATAAAGAGATAAAAACATAAGAAAATTAATAACACCATCAAAAAAATTTATGTGGTTTGATCGTAAAGATCTACACCCACTTAAGGTTATCAAAAAAGATTCACTATCCATGACTAGAAATTACAATTACAAGATTGCGCGAAGTATAAAGGATGACCTCGTAGTTTTACACATGAGAGTCCTATGTATAGGTTACAAAATAAACCTAGCCCTAAAACCTATTAATCAAGGTAATTGGGCCCAAATCTCGTTACAATAATTTTTGTCTTGGAGTAGATTATCCAGCTTGGCAAAGGTGATATCCAAAGCTAGCATAGCTGAGCGCCAAGGCTGGCGATAAGCGAGGCTGAACCGTCAAAGTTAGTGCTCAACATAGTTGAAGTGTTAAGGTTGAGATGGTGCTAAGTTGTCAAGATTGACGCTTGATATAGCTGGAATGCCAAGGTTGAAGTGGAGCTGAGCTGTCAAGGCTGGCGCTTGACATAGTTGGAGTGCCAAGGTTGAGGCGGAGCTGAGTTGTCAAGGTTGACTCTCGACATAGCTAAAGTGCTAAGGTTGAGGTGGAGATGAGCTGTCAAGATTAGCTCTTGACATAGCTGACTTGCCAAGGCTGAGGTGAAGCTGTAGTGCCAAGGCTGAGGTTGAGCTGAGCTCCAAGATTGACGATTGACATAGCTGAAGTGTCAAGGCTGAGATGGAGCTGAGCTCCAAGGCTGGTGGGAAAGAAAACTCCTTTTTGTCTTATCATTTCGTCTTTTGACCGAATGCTATCCCCTAGACTTGACCCGAAGAGAAGACCATAATATCATTCGCatcaaaaagaagagaaaatttTATCAAACTTTAGTGGTCTCCACTCTAgtgaaaaatatatagtatgaaaatattatgaagagagagagagagaaaacgaAAAAAATAGAGAGACGAGTTAAATTGTATTCCTCAGTCCCACTATAAATGGTATAAAACTTTTGAGCATGCAAATTAAGGAAAAtatgtaaattggttaaaagtgatAGGACATACAATTTTTTAAAGGTTAAATtttgtcatttatgaaaacagaCCACTTATAGTGAGACaattcaaaatgaaaaaaaaaatgaaatatatatattctatcaTTTTTCAACAAAGAGAATGCACccttataaattatattcacCTTACATAgtgtaattataattattttttcataacaCTCTTTGTGTACATAAGACAGATCTAAGATTTGGATCTCCATTGCTCTTGGAGAAAAAAAGTGTATCTATATTGCAAGATGTGACAAATGCCCTATGCCCTTACATTTGATGATTCAACTAAAACAGTAATTTAACAAATAAAGTTAAAATGTTTTTGCTCGAGATAAAATCATCTAGTTCATAATTGGTGTCCCACGCGCTCTCGCATTTTATGTTTAGAATTTTTTAACACAAAATTTtgggtgcaaccggttgcaccatGTAATCTGATTGTCTGCGCTCCTGATTCGAAATTTGCACCTGATTCGAAACTCGCATCATTTTCCGTactttgtaaatgacactatttatctatgtaaatgatactacctataattgatactattcgattatacaaatgtcACTGcatataattgacattattcgattatataaatgacactataagattgtaaatgacattataacatttaaaatgttatagtgtcaatttcaatattataatgtcatttgtataatagaatagtgtcaatttcaatcttatagtatcATTTTCAACCttatagtttcatttaaaatgttatagtgtctaCCATAGTGTCAAATATAGGagatgtcatttatatttctaaatagtGTCAATAataagcagtgtcatttacaatgttatagtgtcaattatacgcaatgtcatttgtataaccgaatagtgtcaattataggcagtgtcatttgtataatcgaatagtgtcatttacaccaTGCAAGTTTCATATCAGAGTGTGGATTTTGAATCAGGAACATAGTGCAATCGATTGCACCTAAAATCACCTCTTTGTTTAAtaggagtattatattttactaGTCTCAATCTATATAAACCAATCAAATTGAAAATATACAAGATTATCTACATGAATTTGGAAGTTGCTAATATACCCCAACCCAAACGGCGTGAAACCTATTAgaactctctctccctctctctctctctctcaaggcCCAATCCAGACAACCTGAGGCCCATTAagagtctctctctctcacagtaGCTGAGTCATGAATATATCCAGAGGCAAGACCAATTTTATCCATAGAAATCTAGGTGGCAAGATAGCATTGTTCCACAGCCAATCCATGCAATCACAGAATCAACCAATCACCACATCATCAAATTCCCACCACTATGTTTGCCCTTTTCTTAAACTAAGATACTCTGTCTCAAATTTGGCccaatcacacacacacactaagaAAGAGAAATGGCAGCAACAACAATGGCTACCGCTTCAACTGTGGTCGGATTGGGCACTTCCACTTTGTCTTCTCCAAAGAAGATAAACCTCTCTTCCGGTAatcatttttacaaatatttagcattttgtttctttattattttttgggCCTCTATTTCAACAATCTCATGTCTTAAATGATGATTCAGTTGTTCTGTTATGGACAGATGTGGACTTTTGTGGTGTATTTATTCATAGATTTTTGaatgtttaaaaaatattagaagagTTTCATTCATCTGAAATCAAAAGGTAGTTACATTATTGAAACGTTTTAAAAATCGGATTAGAATCACAAATTGTATCAATGGTATTAGTTTATATGTTAACCCAATTTAGAAAGTAGGAGTATTATTAAGTGCAGCATTCTGTATTAGTAATTGATAGCATTTTTGTTTCTTCAAATTTTGTCTTGTCTTAGGATTCCTAAAGTCCCCCATGGCTGCAAGGAACCCTTTAAGGCTTGCACAAGCCTCAGGAGGAAAATTCACATGGTAAAATAATTAGTAGTATCTTTTTAAATACAGTATAAATTTTGAAAGTAAATCATGATTCTGTTTTTTGATGATGAAGCTTTGAAAGAGATTGGCTGCGAAGAGACCTAAATGTGATCGGTTTCGGTTTGATCGGTTGGATTGCGCCGTCGAGCATTCCGGCCATCAACGGCAACAGTTTGACCGGACTTTTCTTCTCAAGCATCGGCACCGAGCTCGCCCACTTCCCCACGGGGCCGGCCCTCACTTCCCCCTTTTGGTAACACTCAACTCTTCTCATCAAAATACTCTTCTTTTATTTtgcatatattattttttattttacccttacttattattttcatatatgtTAA
This window encodes:
- the LOC131021481 gene encoding photosystem I subunit O-like, yielding MAATTMATASTVVGLGTSTLSSPKKINLSSGFLKSPMAARNPLRLAQASGGKFTCFERDWLRRDLNVIGFGLIGWIAPSSIPAINGNSLTGLFFSSIGTELAHFPTGPALTSPFWLWLVLWHLGLFLSLTFGQIGFKGRTENYF